The genomic DNA TGTGGTTGTGTATTAATAATGTCTTTAGCTTTAGAAAATTTAAAACCTTTTACAGTTTTACCTTTACCATTATAAAGCAATACGTTTTTGCCTTGTGTTACAAAAAGGCGGTATTTTTTATTTTTATCATAATCGAAAACCGAAAGCGGTTGTGTAATTTTATCATTAAATTTTAAAGGAAACCCAGTAACATCTTTACCTGTTCTGTCTAATAAATAAACACGATTAGGAGTTGCGAATACTAGCTGTAATCTTCCGTTTTTATAAGAGTCTATTTGTTCAATTTTTCCTAAAACGGGACCTTTAAGTTGTTTTTTCCAAAGTATATTTCCTGTATTAGATATAAGGTATAGTTTGTTCTTTATATCTTGTACTACAATTTCTTTTTGTTTTGTACGGTGGTTAGTTACAAACCGAGGATTATTTAATATTGGAGCATCAAGCTTTATATTTAATAACTCTGTAACTGTACCGCTTTCAGCTTTAGCTTTACTTTTTTTAATTACAGCGTTTAGGTGAGCATAATTAGTATCGTAAATAAATTGAATAGCAGACGTTTTGTATTGTTTTAAGCTGGCATCAATATATGTATCTAGGTTAACGTCTAAAACATCTTTTAATGAGTTTGGGTTTAAAACATGAAGTATTGATGAGGCTGTGCTTAAATGCTGCGTTGTACTTGTGTAGTAATCTCTAGACTTTAATGTGGTTTCATTTAAATAATTAGCAATAATATTTTCTAAATCTTCTTTAGAATTCCCGAAAATTAAAAACTGGTCTATAATACAATATAGATTAGCAGTACTAAAATCTACAAAAGGAGATAAGGTTTTTTCAAATAAATCTGGTTTACTAAAACTATATATAGGTATTTGTCTATAATCTTCAACTTTATTTTCTTCACTAATTAATGCTTCCTTTGTTGCAATAATATCTAAAGAATTTAAAACTATACTTTTATTCTCGCCTTGGTAAATTACTCCAAACTCTACAATATTATTAAAAATCGCATTTGTTTTAGTGCTGTCTTTTTTTTCGTTATATAAATTTAAATTGTTTTTAAAAGTAGAAAATGTATTAAAAGTTACACTTAAAAAACCATCGCAATTATTAGGTGCAATATGTGAAATTTGATTTTCCTGCGGAATTGTGTTTTTAAAAATATTAATAAGTTTAGTAGAATCGCTTGCTTTGGTAATGCCGTTAAGTATTAATTGATCTTGAGAAATATCTGCATCAAAAGCGGTATAATCTGTAAAATTTTTAAAATTTAAGTTTTCAGAATCAAATACCGAAGTAATAACACTTTCTTTTTTATTACGTATTAAAACCGAAATGGCTTTTTTATTATTAAACGTTTTTGTGATTTTATTAATTTCCTCAGGTGTACTTTTTTTATTTAAAGTGGCTTTTAAAATATCAAGGTTTGAAGCCGCAATAGCAATACTATCTTTAACAACAGTGTAAACAACACTGTTTTTATAAGTTAGTTTTTTTCCAGGAAGGTTGTTTATCTTTAAACTTTCAGATAGATGATTTGGTAGAGAATCTATTTCAATTAAATTTTTAGTAAACCTAGTAGAGAGAACAAATTCAAGACTGTCATTACTATTTTTTAAAAATGAAAGTAAAATTGGGTTATCTGTCTTTATGTAATCTAAACATGATAACTTATTTTTAATTGAGTTAGAAATTTTAGTTTGTGATAAATTACTAATAAACGCACTGTTTTTAATATTACTTTTTAAAGCTTCGGCATTGTTTATACTTATAATAACCGATGTTTTTTCTGGTATAAAATCATAAAGAGAAGCATCTTCTTTTTGCGTGGTACAACTAATTGTTATCACTAAAAGGAAAGCTAAAAAGCAAAAATTTTTCATTAAAATTGAGGGTTTTTGTAAAAGTAATTAATTCTATAATTCTAGCTTTAATTGTTCTGGCAATAATCTAAAAGATTTTCTGTGATATTTGGTGATGCCATATTTTCTAATCGCTTCTCTGTGCTCCTTAGTTGGGTAGCCTTTATTTTTTTTCCAATTATACATAGGAAACTCTTCGTGAATTTTTAACATATATGCATCACGATATGTTTTAGCTAAAACAGAAGCTGCAGCTATACTTAAATATTTACTATCACCTTTAATAATAGTTTCAAAAGGAATATTATTTAAAGGCTTAAACCTGTTACCATCAACAATTATAAACTCAGGTTTAGGGTTTAATTCTAAAATAGAACGTTGCATAGCTAAAATTGAAGCATTTAAAATGTTTATTTCATCAATCTCATTTTCATAAACATGAGTAAAAGCATAACAAATCGCTTCGTTTTCTATAATAGGTTTTAAAAGCTCCCGTTTACCTTTAGAAAGTTTTTTAGAGTCGTTTAATATATTGTTTTTAAATTTTTTGGGTAAAATAACAGCAGCCGCTGTTACAGGTCCAGCAAGGCAGCCGCGTCCGGCTTCATCTGTACCGCATTCAAATTCAAAAGAAGAATAATTAAATTTAAGCATTTAGGTGTATCTTAACAAATGGTATATAATATTAGCTGTATTTATGCGATTATTTATATAATATGAATTACCACAGAGATATTTCATATTTTTGGCAAAGCTTTTAATTTGAAAGCCTAAAAATATAATGAATTAATGAATAAAATAATATTAACTCTTTTTTTATTGTTAAGTAGTACAATAGTAACTGCTCAAGTTTTACAACCAGTAAAGAAGAAAGTTAAAGTATCAGACGATGGTTTAATTTTAAACGATTCTCTTTCTCAAGGCTCAAGTAAAAG from Lacinutrix sp. 5H-3-7-4 includes the following:
- a CDS encoding ribonuclease HII; translation: MLKFNYSSFEFECGTDEAGRGCLAGPVTAAAVILPKKFKNNILNDSKKLSKGKRELLKPIIENEAICYAFTHVYENEIDEINILNASILAMQRSILELNPKPEFIIVDGNRFKPLNNIPFETIIKGDSKYLSIAAASVLAKTYRDAYMLKIHEEFPMYNWKKNKGYPTKEHREAIRKYGITKYHRKSFRLLPEQLKLEL